In Coleofasciculus sp. FACHB-1120, a single genomic region encodes these proteins:
- a CDS encoding ATP-binding protein: MQIIPWAGLGYGLAVSICTLLGLWLWPELLNNLFAANGFIPHGHCYLWKPGLVSLHVATDTLIGLAYVSISVTLVYLVHKARRDIPFDSVFIAFGCFIIACGATHFIEVWTLWMPVYWLSGTIKLITAIASVTTAFVLPPLVPQVLTLIASAKIAEDRKLQLETANLELETLYQKLKELDQLKTQFFANVSHDLRTPLALILGPTEKLLSQPNLTNQEQRHDLELVDRNARILLKRVNDLLDVSKLEAGKMEVNYALSDVAELVRLIAANFETIAEDRQISFLVEAPPSLRASVDPDKWQRICFNLLSNAFKFTPIGGSIRCILAEVSPQECRDVDAQIFPFDSLSSSSFTLTIEDTGPGVPPELREVIFEPYRQEEFVTQQGFGGTGLGLAIVKEFVELHGGSIEVNQAPQGGAVFTTRMPQAAPSGVLSTNAQGLPVPDGNRGLIRRDGETMAIAQPAATDSDKLTSTNLQIDSTPSPQAETSTNYQEIARSVMAELRHQPNDLESGFNYLSSAIFPSNQPGQNPQSPLVLVVEDNPEMNRFIAESLAPENRVVTARNGQEGLDKAIALRPDLILTDVMMPQMNGDQLVREVRAIKELDMIPIILLTAKADNELRVQMLRDGVQDYLMKPFHIEELRARVGNAIAMKRTREILQQELQTLDIDLATLAKELASRQRELQSSHQNLEIRVRERTAELATANELLQEQIALAQQAEQELRKSEQRFRSYFELPLVGIAISSPDKGWLEANDKLCDIFGYSRQELRQMTWDQLTHPDDLPADVEQFQRVLAGEIEAYSIDKRFIRKDGQTIHASISTRCVRLTDGSIDYFVALVQDITQRYQALQELKWERSILRSFFDSASLMMGIVELVEDDILHISDNSTSAKFFGLTPEVMQNRLSSNLGVPPQYLRLWVHQYRLAQRTQTTIRFEYPHETDLGKKWLSASVCSIEGSSNLHPKFAYVIEDITSRKKSEKERLRLVREQEARAQAEEAQQRYLSLAEAIPQMVWTAQPDGAVDYYNQRWFDYTGTTLEQAQGWGWQPILHPDDLQASIDGWNNAVDTGETYEAECRFKRASDGVYRWHLVRALPLRDRHRWVVKWFGTCTDIDDLKRAEEARQFLSEAGVVLSDSLDYQATLERLVNLAVPHLADWCAVHTVEPDGSIRQRAVAHSDSSKVDLAWEVERRYPFDPKVPRGLAKVLHTGEAILAPEIPDELLVAIARNSEHLKILRKADFKSYMCLPLIARGRILGAIAFITAESGRHYNQADLSLASELAHRAALAIDNARLYHEAQEANRMKDQFLAIVSHELRTPINAVLGWAQLLRSRKFDEKRTAQALETIERNAKAQTQLIESLLDVSRMIRGNLPLHLLAVDLIPVIQTSINSVLETAQTREIQLETVLDPSCGRVQGDPIRLQQVMSNLLSNAFKFTPNGGQVTVRLSIVIGNREWAMKNGEEFNPLPITDYAQIQVSDTGAGISPDFLSHVFDLFRQSDSTITRSHGGLGLGLAIVRYLVELHGGTVRAESPGEGLGATFTVRLPLLKGQEESRVRTEE; encoded by the coding sequence ATGCAAATCATACCTTGGGCCGGTCTCGGCTACGGGCTAGCAGTATCTATTTGTACTTTGCTGGGTCTGTGGCTATGGCCGGAATTATTAAACAATCTTTTTGCAGCGAATGGTTTTATCCCGCATGGTCATTGCTACTTGTGGAAACCAGGGCTGGTGTCACTTCATGTTGCCACCGATACGTTAATCGGACTGGCGTATGTTTCGATTTCAGTCACCCTAGTTTATTTAGTTCACAAAGCTCGTCGAGATATTCCCTTTGATTCAGTATTTATCGCCTTTGGATGCTTCATTATTGCCTGCGGTGCCACTCATTTTATAGAAGTGTGGACACTGTGGATGCCCGTTTATTGGCTATCGGGAACGATTAAATTAATTACAGCGATCGCTTCAGTGACGACAGCCTTTGTACTGCCGCCATTAGTTCCTCAAGTCCTAACGCTGATTGCCTCTGCAAAAATCGCTGAAGATCGTAAACTCCAACTAGAAACGGCAAACCTTGAGTTGGAGACGCTTTACCAAAAGCTCAAGGAACTCGACCAATTAAAAACCCAATTTTTTGCCAACGTTAGCCACGACCTGCGGACACCACTCGCTTTAATCTTAGGGCCAACGGAGAAACTGCTCTCCCAGCCGAATCTGACCAACCAAGAACAACGCCACGACCTAGAATTGGTGGATCGTAACGCCCGTATCTTGCTCAAACGGGTCAACGATTTGCTGGATGTCTCCAAGCTAGAGGCAGGCAAAATGGAAGTGAACTACGCACTCAGTGACGTGGCTGAGCTGGTGCGGCTGATTGCTGCTAACTTTGAAACCATTGCAGAAGACCGTCAGATATCCTTCCTGGTCGAAGCTCCTCCATCTCTTAGGGCGAGTGTCGATCCGGATAAGTGGCAGCGCATCTGCTTCAACTTACTTTCCAACGCTTTCAAATTCACTCCGATCGGGGGTAGTATCCGCTGCATCCTTGCGGAAGTCAGTCCTCAGGAGTGCAGGGACGTAGACGCGCAAATCTTCCCCTTTGATTCTCTCTCGTCTTCATCCTTCACCCTCACCATTGAAGACACTGGCCCAGGCGTGCCACCGGAACTCCGGGAAGTCATTTTCGAGCCGTATCGCCAAGAGGAATTCGTTACTCAGCAAGGATTTGGCGGTACTGGTCTGGGGCTAGCCATTGTTAAGGAGTTCGTCGAATTGCACGGCGGCTCCATAGAAGTTAACCAAGCTCCACAAGGCGGGGCCGTTTTCACGACCAGGATGCCGCAAGCAGCACCCTCAGGCGTTCTAAGTACCAATGCACAAGGGTTGCCAGTACCAGATGGGAATCGCGGTCTTATTCGTCGGGATGGGGAGACGATGGCGATCGCGCAACCAGCTGCTACAGACTCAGATAAGCTGACTTCGACAAATCTTCAAATCGATTCGACGCCATCGCCTCAGGCGGAAACATCCACAAATTACCAGGAAATTGCCCGTTCTGTAATGGCGGAACTGCGGCATCAACCCAACGATTTGGAATCGGGATTTAATTACCTGTCATCAGCCATTTTCCCCTCAAACCAGCCCGGTCAAAATCCTCAGTCCCCACTCGTGCTGGTAGTTGAGGACAACCCGGAAATGAATCGGTTCATCGCCGAGAGCTTAGCACCAGAAAATCGGGTTGTGACCGCCCGGAATGGGCAAGAAGGATTGGACAAAGCGATCGCCCTGCGCCCTGACTTAATCCTCACCGATGTGATGATGCCTCAAATGAACGGCGACCAGCTAGTGCGGGAAGTCAGAGCCATCAAAGAACTCGATATGATTCCGATTATTCTGCTCACGGCGAAAGCAGACAACGAGCTACGGGTGCAGATGTTACGAGATGGGGTACAGGATTACCTGATGAAGCCCTTCCATATCGAGGAACTTCGGGCACGAGTAGGGAATGCGATCGCCATGAAACGCACCCGCGAGATACTTCAGCAAGAATTACAAACCCTAGATATAGACCTCGCCACCTTAGCTAAAGAACTCGCCTCCCGCCAGCGCGAATTGCAGTCTTCCCATCAAAATTTAGAAATTCGGGTTCGCGAACGAACTGCCGAACTCGCAACAGCGAATGAATTACTTCAAGAACAAATTGCCCTCGCCCAACAAGCCGAACAAGAACTGCGGAAGAGCGAACAACGCTTCCGCAGCTACTTTGAACTTCCTTTAGTCGGGATTGCCATCAGTTCGCCGGACAAAGGTTGGCTAGAAGCCAACGATAAATTATGCGACATCTTTGGCTATTCCCGGCAAGAACTCAGGCAAATGACCTGGGATCAATTAACTCATCCCGATGATTTGCCAGCCGATGTAGAGCAATTCCAGCGGGTTTTAGCAGGGGAAATTGAAGCCTACTCCATAGACAAGCGGTTTATCCGCAAAGATGGTCAAACGATCCACGCCAGCATCTCGACTCGCTGCGTGCGCCTTACTGACGGCTCAATTGATTACTTCGTGGCTCTCGTTCAGGACATCACCCAGCGCTACCAAGCACTTCAAGAACTCAAATGGGAAAGATCCATCCTTCGCAGCTTCTTCGATAGTGCATCCTTGATGATGGGAATTGTCGAGCTGGTGGAAGATGACATCCTGCATATTTCTGATAATTCCACCTCAGCAAAGTTCTTTGGGTTAACTCCTGAAGTGATGCAAAATCGACTGAGTAGCAATTTGGGAGTCCCACCGCAATACCTGCGGTTATGGGTTCATCAATATCGGTTGGCTCAACGCACCCAGACAACCATCCGCTTTGAATATCCTCACGAGACTGATTTGGGTAAGAAGTGGCTATCTGCTAGCGTCTGCTCCATTGAAGGATCTTCTAATTTGCATCCGAAATTTGCGTATGTGATTGAGGACATCACCAGCCGCAAGAAATCTGAGAAAGAACGCCTTCGGCTCGTCCGCGAACAGGAAGCGCGTGCCCAAGCAGAAGAGGCACAGCAGCGTTATCTCTCCCTCGCAGAAGCGATTCCGCAGATGGTGTGGACGGCACAGCCAGATGGGGCAGTGGATTACTACAACCAACGCTGGTTTGACTACACGGGAACGACGCTGGAGCAAGCCCAAGGCTGGGGATGGCAGCCTATACTCCATCCAGACGATTTGCAGGCATCGATAGACGGCTGGAACAATGCTGTTGATACGGGTGAGACTTACGAAGCCGAATGCCGCTTTAAGAGAGCCTCAGATGGAGTTTACCGCTGGCATCTGGTTCGGGCGTTGCCGCTACGCGATCGCCATCGATGGGTTGTCAAGTGGTTCGGGACTTGCACCGACATTGACGATCTCAAACGCGCGGAAGAGGCACGGCAATTCCTCTCGGAAGCGGGCGTCGTGCTATCTGACTCGCTGGATTATCAAGCCACCCTAGAACGCCTTGTGAATCTGGCGGTGCCGCACCTTGCCGACTGGTGCGCCGTCCATACAGTAGAGCCAGATGGCTCGATTCGCCAACGGGCGGTTGCCCACTCAGACTCCTCAAAGGTTGATCTGGCATGGGAGGTAGAGCGTCGCTATCCCTTCGATCCCAAGGTTCCCCGTGGTTTGGCGAAAGTATTGCATACGGGTGAGGCAATACTCGCTCCGGAGATTCCCGACGAATTGCTCGTCGCGATCGCCCGCAATTCGGAACACTTGAAAATCCTCCGTAAGGCAGATTTCAAATCTTATATGTGCCTACCGTTAATTGCCCGTGGACGCATCTTGGGAGCGATCGCCTTTATTACTGCCGAATCGGGTCGCCACTACAATCAGGCGGATCTCTCCTTAGCGTCTGAACTGGCTCACCGCGCTGCCCTGGCGATAGACAATGCGCGACTTTACCACGAAGCTCAAGAAGCCAATCGCATGAAAGATCAGTTTCTAGCGATTGTCTCCCACGAACTGCGAACTCCCATCAACGCCGTCCTGGGTTGGGCACAGCTGCTCCGCAGCCGCAAGTTTGATGAAAAACGGACGGCGCAAGCCCTGGAAACCATCGAGCGCAATGCCAAGGCGCAGACGCAGCTGATTGAGTCGCTTTTGGATGTCTCGCGCATGATCCGGGGGAACTTGCCCCTCCATCTCCTCGCAGTTGACCTGATTCCGGTGATTCAAACTTCCATTAATTCTGTACTGGAAACCGCTCAGACACGGGAAATACAACTAGAGACAGTGCTAGACCCTTCTTGCGGACGTGTCCAAGGCGATCCCATCCGATTGCAGCAGGTGATGTCAAATCTGCTCTCAAATGCCTTCAAGTTCACACCCAACGGCGGACAGGTAACGGTGCGATTGTCCATTGTTATAGGGAATCGGGAATGGGCAATGAAGAATGGAGAAGAATTTAACCCATTACCTATCACCGATTATGCTCAAATCCAAGTCAGCGACACCGGAGCGGGAATTAGCCCTGACTTTTTGTCCCATGTCTTTGACTTGTTCCGTCAGTCTGATAGTACAATCACGCGATCGCACGGAGGTTTGGGACTGGGACTCGCGATTGTCCGCTATCTTGTAGAACTGCATGGTGGCACTGTCAGGGCTGAAAGCCCTGGGGAAGGACTCGGAGCCACTTTTACAGTGCGGCTACCTCTGTTAAAAGGACAGGAGGAGTCAAGAGTTAGGACTGAGGAGTGA
- a CDS encoding PAS domain-containing protein, whose amino-acid sequence MADSNHVRKKSSNTRFWSQVIGPILTVVTLAAIEMLSQTKFAIPNPGPIYLTTVVYAAFSGSFSAGLISAAISLVYALGFFSTPGHLFTYTDENARHLLVLAFTTPALVLMVGVLKRRAEQALRLEATNDILNQQLGERKQIEEKLRRANERFELAAAAINGIIYELDLVQNTIERTRGLSEVLGYQVEEAQTTVQWWMERIHPDDRQRVHDEVNSKIAASSSFTVEYRIRHKNDRYLYVWDRGLIVRDADGRAVRVVGCTLDISESRIAQDECDRAHSQLETERALLEAVLRQMPIGAIVAEAPSGKLILGNEQVDLIWRHPFRQSRDIEEYREYQGFHADGRPYQPQEWPLARSISTGEVVIDEEIQFLRGDDTRGTMHVSSSPVCDRAGKLVAAVVTFLDITQRSSNQALLATQNTVLEMIAKGAALPSVLDVLARLIEQQSDGALCSILLMDKEKQKLYRGAAPSIPDSYFQAVPDGIPIGAVACSCGTAVYRREPVIVSDIANDFLWAEYKDLPLSHGFQACWSVPIFATNGDILGTFAMYYRKPQQPSLHDQKLVGISTNLAGIAIERHCTEEAKRQSEARFRRLVESNIIGVVFADFNGNVTDTNDAFLNLLGYTRQELQAGKVRWDIMTPEEFDDLDRHKNQEMLNSGTCTPWEKEYVRKDGSRVPVLVGLARLEESLDSCVAFVLDRTQRKRAEEALKESEKRFRQLAENIDEVFWIRSDAAKQLLYVSPAYEKIWGRTTVSLYEDPSSWVNSIHPEDRERVIAAAKKQSYEKYDQEYRIARPDGEERWIRDRAFPIQNDQGEVYRIVGIAEDITRAKQLEATLRQQAEELEKASRIKDEFLAVVSHELRTPLNAMLGWATMLRTRKLNETTTARALETIERNAKSQVKLIEDLLDVSRLIRGQIRLNIRPVDLISVIESSINTVLPSCEAKAIALESILAPDTGVVMGDAERLQQVVWNLLSNAIKFTPEGGRVAVKLSTVKGNESSGIGNGNPSNPFPIPNHTQIQISDTGLGISPDFLPYVFERFRQADSTTTRSQAGLGLGLAIVRQLVELHGGTIEVTSPGEGLGATFTVRLPLLERTQVGLKSSGTLAQRQEMQIEPEEANEKSQNFSSSSLTPLPSPFFPHPSSSSLSPLPSSSSLSPYSSLLTPPVLNILSGLRILVVDDEADAREFLSTALEQYEAKILAVASVLNAIEALEQFHPDVLISDIGMPLEDGYSLIAKVRNHSVERVRRLPAIALTAYASQADTQRAIDAGFNGHIAKPVEPTLLAEAIAKLIR is encoded by the coding sequence ATGGCTGACTCTAATCATGTCAGAAAGAAGTCGTCGAACACGCGCTTCTGGTCGCAGGTCATTGGCCCCATCCTAACAGTGGTGACGCTTGCCGCCATTGAGATGCTGTCTCAGACCAAATTTGCCATCCCCAACCCAGGCCCAATTTACCTCACCACGGTTGTTTATGCTGCCTTCAGCGGCAGTTTTTCCGCTGGGTTAATTAGCGCGGCGATTTCGCTGGTGTATGCCCTTGGCTTCTTTTCCACCCCCGGACACCTGTTTACGTACACGGACGAAAACGCCCGTCACTTGCTCGTGCTAGCCTTCACCACGCCAGCGCTGGTGTTGATGGTCGGGGTTCTCAAGCGCCGCGCCGAACAAGCTTTGAGACTAGAGGCGACCAACGACATTCTGAATCAGCAACTGGGCGAACGTAAACAGATCGAGGAAAAGCTGAGGAGGGCGAACGAGCGCTTTGAGCTGGCGGCTGCGGCAATTAATGGGATTATCTACGAATTGGATCTGGTTCAGAACACGATAGAAAGGACACGGGGGCTGAGTGAGGTTCTAGGCTATCAAGTTGAAGAAGCCCAAACAACTGTCCAGTGGTGGATGGAGCGGATTCATCCAGATGACCGGCAGCGGGTACACGACGAAGTCAACAGCAAGATTGCCGCCAGTAGTAGTTTTACCGTTGAATATCGGATTCGCCACAAAAACGATCGGTATCTATATGTTTGGGATAGAGGGCTAATTGTGCGAGATGCTGACGGGCGTGCAGTGCGCGTGGTTGGCTGTACTTTAGACATCAGTGAAAGCCGGATTGCTCAAGACGAATGCGATCGCGCTCATTCGCAATTAGAAACCGAACGCGCCCTCCTAGAAGCGGTGCTGCGGCAAATGCCAATCGGCGCGATCGTTGCCGAAGCTCCCTCCGGGAAGCTGATCCTCGGCAACGAGCAGGTGGATCTAATTTGGCGTCATCCTTTTCGGCAATCTAGGGATATTGAGGAGTACCGCGAGTACCAAGGCTTTCACGCTGACGGGCGACCTTATCAGCCACAGGAATGGCCTTTGGCACGTTCCATCAGCACCGGCGAAGTCGTCATTGATGAAGAAATTCAATTTTTGCGGGGGGATGATACGCGGGGCACGATGCACGTCAGCTCCTCTCCGGTATGCGATCGCGCGGGCAAACTCGTCGCTGCTGTTGTCACCTTTTTGGACATCACCCAGCGCTCTTCAAACCAAGCTTTGTTAGCGACGCAAAACACGGTCTTGGAAATGATTGCCAAAGGTGCCGCCCTCCCCTCCGTGCTGGATGTTCTCGCCCGGTTGATCGAACAACAGTCGGATGGCGCTCTGTGTTCCATTCTGCTGATGGACAAAGAAAAGCAAAAACTCTATCGCGGTGCAGCACCGAGCATTCCAGACAGCTACTTTCAAGCAGTCCCTGATGGGATTCCTATCGGTGCTGTAGCTTGCAGTTGCGGTACGGCGGTTTATCGGCGCGAACCAGTAATTGTGTCGGATATTGCCAACGATTTCCTGTGGGCAGAATACAAAGATTTGCCCTTGTCTCATGGATTCCAAGCGTGTTGGTCAGTCCCGATTTTTGCCACGAATGGAGATATCTTAGGCACTTTTGCGATGTATTACCGCAAGCCGCAACAGCCTAGTTTGCACGACCAGAAACTGGTTGGGATATCGACCAATCTGGCAGGCATCGCCATTGAGCGTCACTGCACCGAAGAGGCAAAGCGGCAAAGCGAAGCCCGATTTCGGCGTCTGGTGGAATCCAATATCATCGGCGTCGTGTTTGCGGACTTTAATGGGAATGTCACCGATACTAACGACGCCTTTTTGAATCTGCTCGGCTACACCCGCCAAGAGCTGCAAGCGGGCAAAGTGCGTTGGGATATCATGACCCCGGAGGAATTCGACGATTTGGATCGGCACAAAAACCAGGAAATGCTGAACTCTGGGACGTGTACGCCTTGGGAAAAAGAATACGTTCGTAAAGATGGCAGCCGCGTTCCAGTTCTCGTCGGGTTGGCTCGGTTAGAAGAATCCCTCGATAGTTGCGTTGCTTTTGTCCTTGACCGCACCCAACGCAAGCGTGCAGAGGAAGCACTCAAAGAAAGTGAAAAGCGGTTTCGTCAGCTGGCAGAAAACATCGATGAAGTGTTCTGGATTCGTTCGGACGCTGCGAAACAGTTACTCTATGTCAGTCCCGCCTATGAAAAAATCTGGGGTCGCACGACCGTAAGCCTTTACGAAGACCCTTCATCCTGGGTGAATTCCATCCATCCAGAGGATCGAGAGCGGGTAATCGCTGCGGCGAAAAAGCAGAGCTACGAAAAGTACGATCAAGAGTATCGGATTGCCCGACCCGACGGCGAGGAGCGCTGGATACGCGATCGCGCTTTTCCGATCCAAAACGACCAGGGAGAAGTTTACCGCATTGTTGGTATTGCCGAGGACATCACTCGCGCCAAGCAGTTAGAGGCAACCCTGCGACAACAGGCAGAAGAATTAGAAAAAGCTAGTCGGATCAAAGACGAATTTCTGGCAGTCGTCTCCCACGAGCTGCGGACGCCCTTAAACGCGATGCTGGGTTGGGCGACGATGCTCCGGACGCGGAAACTCAATGAAACTACCACCGCGCGGGCGCTAGAGACAATCGAGCGCAACGCCAAGTCACAGGTAAAACTGATTGAGGATTTATTAGATGTCTCGCGCCTAATTCGCGGGCAAATCCGCCTGAATATTCGCCCAGTTGACCTGATATCGGTGATTGAGTCATCCATCAATACTGTCTTACCTTCCTGCGAAGCCAAAGCGATCGCTCTAGAGTCAATACTCGCGCCTGATACTGGCGTAGTGATGGGTGATGCCGAACGTTTGCAGCAAGTCGTCTGGAATCTGCTTTCCAATGCCATCAAGTTCACACCGGAAGGCGGACGAGTGGCAGTGAAGTTGTCAACGGTCAAGGGGAATGAGTCATCGGGAATCGGGAATGGCAACCCATCGAACCCATTCCCCATTCCCAACCACACCCAAATCCAAATCAGCGACACCGGATTGGGCATTAGTCCTGACTTTTTGCCCTACGTCTTCGAGCGCTTTCGGCAAGCGGATAGTACAACAACGCGATCGCAAGCAGGTTTGGGGCTAGGGTTAGCCATCGTCCGCCAACTGGTGGAACTGCATGGCGGCACGATTGAAGTCACGAGTCCTGGGGAAGGACTGGGAGCGACCTTTACCGTGCGGTTGCCACTCTTAGAAAGGACACAAGTGGGACTAAAATCTTCAGGAACGTTAGCGCAGCGGCAGGAAATGCAGATTGAGCCAGAAGAAGCAAATGAGAAATCCCAAAATTTCTCTTCCTCTTCCCTCACCCCTCTTCCCTCACCCTTCTTCCCTCACCCCTCTTCCTCTTCTCTCAGTCCTCTTCCATCTTCCTCTTCTCTCAGCCCTTACTCCTCACTTCTCACTCCTCCTGTCCTGAACATTCTGAGTGGATTGCGGATACTGGTCGTAGACGATGAAGCAGACGCGCGAGAATTTCTTTCCACAGCCTTGGAACAGTATGAGGCAAAGATCCTCGCTGTTGCATCCGTTCTGAATGCCATAGAAGCACTCGAACAATTTCATCCGGATGTTCTGATCAGCGACATCGGAATGCCTTTAGAGGATGGCTATTCGCTAATTGCCAAAGTCAGGAACCATTCGGTAGAACGAGTGAGACGGCTGCCAGCGATCGCACTCACCGCCTATGCCAGTCAGGCAGATACCCAGAGGGCGATCGATGCGGGTTTCAATGGACACATCGCTAAGCCAGTTGAACCCACCCTGTTAGCAGAAGCGATCGCTAAGCTTATCCGCTAG